In Sphingopyxis sp. CCNWLW2, a single window of DNA contains:
- a CDS encoding cupin, with the protein MAKIVTDARSFRADRAWGARDLVEVEGASVRLHWTDQPYKWHVNDGAELFCVIAGTVDMHYREAGEEHVVRLAAGDMFVADVGDEHVAHPVGEARILVVERKGSV; encoded by the coding sequence ATGGCTAAGATCGTCACCGACGCGCGGAGCTTTCGGGCCGACCGCGCGTGGGGGGCGCGCGATCTCGTCGAGGTCGAAGGCGCCAGCGTCCGTCTGCATTGGACGGACCAGCCTTATAAATGGCATGTCAACGACGGCGCCGAACTGTTTTGCGTCATCGCCGGGACGGTCGACATGCATTATCGAGAGGCGGGCGAGGAGCATGTTGTGCGCCTCGCCGCCGGCGACATGTTTGTAGCCGATGTCGGCGACGAACATGTCGCGCATCCGGTGGGCGAGGCCCGCATTTTGGTCGTAGAACGTAAGGGATCCGTATAG
- the efp gene encoding elongation factor P, whose amino-acid sequence MKITGVEIRPGNIIEFEKGIWKVTKIQHTQPGKGGAYMQVEAKNLIDGRKLNNRFRSADTVEKVRLDTKDFQFLYAEGDDLVFMDKDSFEQINISKDVVGEAHEFLQDGMDVVLELWEERPISVELPETIEATIVEADAVVKGQTASSSYKPAILDNGVRVMVPPHITSGTKIVVHVYDREYVRRAD is encoded by the coding sequence ATGAAAATCACCGGCGTTGAAATCCGTCCCGGCAATATTATCGAATTTGAAAAGGGGATCTGGAAGGTCACCAAGATCCAGCACACCCAGCCGGGCAAGGGCGGCGCCTATATGCAGGTCGAAGCCAAGAACCTGATCGACGGCCGCAAGCTCAACAACCGTTTCCGCAGCGCCGACACGGTCGAAAAGGTCCGCCTCGACACCAAGGATTTCCAGTTCCTTTACGCCGAGGGCGACGACCTGGTGTTCATGGACAAGGACAGCTTCGAGCAGATCAACATTTCGAAGGATGTTGTCGGCGAGGCGCATGAATTCCTGCAGGACGGCATGGACGTCGTGCTCGAGCTTTGGGAAGAGCGCCCGATCTCGGTCGAGCTCCCCGAAACGATCGAAGCGACGATCGTCGAGGCCGACGCGGTGGTGAAGGGGCAGACCGCCTCGTCGTCGTACAAGCCCGCGATCCTCGACAATGGCGTGCGCGTGATGGTGCCGCCGCACATCACGAGCGGCACGAAGATCGTCGTGCATGTGTACGACCGCGAATATGTCCGCCGCGCCGACTGA
- a CDS encoding OPT family oligopeptide transporter has translation MTEITTPTSRGRELTIRAILLGGLLTLAFTAANVYLGLKVGLTFATSIPAAVISMALLRYMAGSTILENNIVQTIASAAGTLAAIIFVLPGLVMVGYWQGFPLLETTAITMFGGILGVLFSVPLRRALVVDSDLPYPEGRAAAEVLQVGAASAEGAEENRAGLSALMWNSIVAAGFTLLTQMKLAGAEVARWFAVGSGATGVAGGLAFALFGVGHLVGLSVGMAQLVGLVTGWWVLLPILTQGGAGDPETLANTVFRADVRFFGAGVIAVAAIWTLVKIAGPVLGGIRSAMAASRARQGGTALAIEEQDMSINWVFGGSLALMLPIGWLLWSELASGPLAGASFALIAGAILFIIIVGLMIASVTGYMAGLIGASNSPVSGIGILAIIASSLLLLGLLGRGGGEAEVNAMVAYALIVTGLVFGIATISNDNLQDLKTGQLVGATPWKQQVALIIGVIFGSLVVPPVLNVLNETLGFVGAPGAGPNALAAPQAGLISSLAQGVLGGNLNWTMLGYGALAGVGFIIVDALLGRAGKLRLPPLAIGIGIYLPMAVILPVVIGAVGGWLYDRWAAKRPNASFAHRMGVLTATGMIVGESLFGVLYAGIVAGSGSDAPLAVVGEGYAPFAPWVGLLLFVGLVWLSYKRTRAMVVATP, from the coding sequence ACTTTGGCGTTCACGGCGGCGAACGTGTATCTGGGGCTGAAAGTCGGGCTGACCTTCGCGACGTCGATCCCCGCGGCGGTGATCTCGATGGCGCTGCTGCGCTATATGGCCGGATCGACGATTCTTGAGAATAATATCGTCCAGACGATCGCAAGCGCCGCGGGAACGCTGGCTGCGATCATCTTCGTGCTGCCGGGGCTCGTCATGGTCGGATATTGGCAGGGCTTCCCGCTGCTCGAAACCACCGCGATCACGATGTTCGGCGGCATATTGGGCGTGCTGTTTTCGGTGCCGTTGCGCCGCGCGCTGGTCGTCGATTCGGATCTTCCCTATCCCGAAGGTCGCGCCGCCGCCGAAGTTCTGCAGGTTGGCGCTGCGAGTGCCGAGGGCGCCGAGGAGAATCGCGCCGGACTTTCGGCCTTGATGTGGAATAGCATCGTCGCGGCGGGATTCACGCTGCTCACCCAGATGAAGCTCGCGGGCGCCGAAGTCGCGCGCTGGTTTGCGGTCGGCAGCGGCGCAACCGGCGTCGCGGGCGGGCTTGCCTTTGCGCTGTTCGGCGTCGGCCATCTCGTCGGCCTGTCGGTCGGCATGGCGCAACTCGTCGGGCTGGTCACCGGCTGGTGGGTGCTGCTGCCGATCCTCACGCAGGGCGGCGCGGGCGATCCCGAGACCCTGGCAAACACCGTGTTCCGCGCCGACGTGCGCTTTTTCGGCGCGGGCGTGATCGCGGTCGCCGCGATCTGGACGCTCGTCAAGATCGCGGGGCCTGTGCTCGGCGGAATCCGTTCGGCGATGGCGGCGAGCCGCGCGCGGCAGGGCGGGACGGCGCTCGCCATCGAAGAACAGGATATGTCGATCAACTGGGTGTTCGGCGGCTCGCTCGCGCTGATGCTGCCGATCGGCTGGCTGCTCTGGTCCGAACTCGCGAGTGGGCCGCTCGCGGGCGCGTCGTTCGCGCTGATCGCGGGCGCGATCCTGTTCATCATCATCGTCGGACTGATGATCGCTTCGGTTACCGGTTATATGGCGGGCCTGATCGGCGCGTCGAACTCGCCGGTGTCGGGGATCGGCATCCTTGCGATCATCGCATCGTCGCTGCTCCTTCTCGGCCTGCTCGGCCGCGGCGGGGGCGAGGCCGAAGTGAATGCGATGGTCGCCTATGCATTGATCGTCACCGGGCTCGTCTTCGGCATCGCGACGATCTCGAACGACAATCTCCAGGATCTCAAGACCGGCCAGCTCGTCGGTGCGACGCCGTGGAAACAGCAGGTCGCGCTGATCATCGGCGTGATCTTCGGCTCGCTCGTCGTCCCGCCGGTGCTCAACGTGCTCAACGAGACGCTGGGCTTCGTCGGCGCACCGGGGGCAGGGCCGAATGCGCTTGCGGCGCCGCAGGCGGGGCTGATCTCGTCGCTGGCGCAGGGGGTGCTCGGCGGCAACCTGAACTGGACGATGCTGGGCTATGGTGCGCTCGCGGGCGTCGGCTTCATCATCGTCGATGCGCTGCTCGGCCGCGCGGGTAAGCTGCGCCTCCCGCCGCTCGCGATCGGTATCGGCATCTACCTCCCGATGGCGGTGATCCTGCCCGTCGTGATCGGTGCGGTCGGCGGCTGGCTCTACGATCGCTGGGCGGCGAAGCGCCCGAACGCGAGCTTTGCGCACCGCATGGGGGTGCTGACGGCAACGGGCATGATCGTCGGCGAAAGCCTGTTCGGGGTGCTCTATGCGGGGATTGTTGCGGGCAGCGGCAGCGATGCGCCGCTGGCGGTCGTCGGCGAGGGCTATGCGCCCTTCGCGCCATGGGTTGGCCTGCTACTGTTCGTCGGGCTTGTCTGGCTCAGCTACAAGCGCACGCGCGCGATGGTCGTCGCGACGCCCTGA